A genomic stretch from Streptomyces fungicidicus includes:
- a CDS encoding class I SAM-dependent methyltransferase has protein sequence MSDIVNTEQAQAWNGPEGAHWARNQDRWNAVNGGFDEPLLDAAGITAEQRILDLGCGSGQTTRLAALRASRGRALGLDLSGPMLAEARIRAEREGVANVSFVQGDAQVHSFAAGSFDSAISRYGVMFFADPVAAFGNIGRALRPGGRLAFVCPADAVLNDWVTAVTSLGDFLPVGDFGRAGSPGMFSLAAPDRIRGVLSAAGFTGITLTRTQVYGTWGAGAEDAAEFLLGTGPGRHLMQQADATARDRARRGLTERLRHQEAADGTVRLRSTSWLVTADRPAGTSERA, from the coding sequence GTGTCCGACATCGTCAACACCGAGCAGGCGCAGGCGTGGAACGGCCCGGAGGGAGCCCACTGGGCGCGCAACCAGGACCGGTGGAACGCCGTGAACGGAGGCTTCGACGAGCCGCTGCTCGACGCCGCCGGAATCACCGCGGAGCAGCGGATCCTCGATCTCGGGTGCGGCTCGGGGCAGACCACACGTCTTGCCGCGCTCCGGGCATCCCGCGGACGCGCGCTGGGCCTCGACCTGTCCGGCCCGATGCTCGCCGAGGCCCGGATCCGCGCCGAGCGGGAGGGCGTCGCCAACGTTTCCTTCGTGCAGGGCGACGCTCAGGTCCACTCCTTCGCCGCGGGCTCCTTCGACTCGGCGATCAGCCGCTACGGGGTGATGTTCTTCGCCGACCCCGTGGCGGCCTTCGGCAACATCGGCCGGGCGCTGCGTCCCGGCGGGCGCCTGGCGTTCGTCTGCCCGGCCGACGCCGTGCTCAACGACTGGGTGACGGCGGTGACGTCACTGGGTGACTTCCTGCCGGTCGGCGACTTCGGGCGGGCGGGGTCGCCCGGCATGTTCTCCCTGGCCGCGCCGGATCGCATCCGCGGCGTTCTCAGCGCGGCCGGGTTCACCGGCATCACCCTCACCCGGACACAGGTGTACGGGACATGGGGCGCCGGTGCCGAGGACGCGGCGGAGTTCCTGCTGGGGACGGGCCCCGGCCGCCACCTGATGCAGCAGGCCGACGCCACGGCACGGGACCGCGCCCGCCGGGGCCTGACGGAGCGCCTGCGCCACCAGGAGGCGGCGGACGGCACGGTCCGGCTGCGCAGCACGTCGTGGCTGGTGACGGCGGACCGGCCGGCCGGCACGTCGGAGAGGGCCTGA
- a CDS encoding TetR/AcrR family transcriptional regulator, whose product MSPRGVATPDVRELLFAAAERVVEREGPGALTSRSVTTEAGCAKGLLHAHFAGFDEFVAELCLDRFARTAVKARALSGLAGQGTVARNLEAVALALFDPGGPALSGLAMTRPAAALRIREALEGGAPGFTAIQEAITGYLQAERRLGRVAETVDPGTVALAVVGTAHHLLMTNWPGAPDPRPSMKRVVTALVAG is encoded by the coding sequence ATGTCACCGCGCGGAGTGGCGACGCCCGACGTACGCGAGCTGCTGTTCGCGGCCGCCGAGCGCGTCGTGGAGAGAGAGGGGCCCGGCGCGCTCACCAGCCGGTCCGTCACGACCGAAGCGGGCTGCGCCAAGGGGCTGTTGCACGCGCATTTCGCGGGGTTCGACGAGTTCGTCGCCGAACTCTGTCTCGACCGGTTCGCCCGGACGGCGGTGAAGGCGCGGGCCCTGTCGGGGCTCGCCGGGCAGGGCACCGTGGCGCGCAATCTCGAGGCCGTCGCCCTCGCGCTGTTCGACCCCGGCGGTCCCGCCCTCTCCGGCCTGGCCATGACCCGCCCCGCCGCCGCGCTGCGTATCCGCGAGGCACTGGAAGGCGGCGCGCCCGGTTTCACCGCGATCCAGGAGGCCATCACCGGCTATCTGCAGGCCGAGCGGCGACTCGGCAGGGTGGCGGAGACCGTCGATCCCGGCACCGTGGCCCTCGCCGTCGTCGGAACCGCCCACCACCTCCTGATGACCAACTGGCCCGGCGCACCCGACCCACGACCCTCCATGAAGCGCGTGGTGACCGCGCTGGTGGCCGGCTGA